Proteins encoded within one genomic window of Thermococcus celer Vu 13 = JCM 8558:
- a CDS encoding COG1361 family protein codes for MKSASVPESASVSTVSLGLGDKAVLGPFEVQFADVNTNWSKIYIEVNGPQGPLRYVLSQGGYLLYPSSANVYLNVSLVWVRYDTKSVLLELKSPLQRILSDKNMLVGDEITLPEGFPGIKIKLTSVSGNTASFKVTMPYGESYTLTIDKGSAGSVGYKLDNDHSYSNYLSIEVTNTVNNGATVNVYVPRVASTDFKIVRKSGETNQSVQVETVLLYNDLLYVNEKLPVTADNTTYYVRLVSTIPNVVKVEVLKGGTSLGAMLLEAGDEPKNVPNAPLKLSVQNVEPDYKRAIVRVYGPVGAKVTPILRRANVVADIDAVPKEILLGDNLVVTINVRNLGRGDAYDVSVAAPIPNDFELVSMTKTWTLKSFPAFTSMPALIYVLKPTKVGEFDIGKAVVTFYDDQSLETGEKRTVYSPVLKGIRVYSIPGIEVTAQAYNGTWGNYVDAKAGDTVKARFTLSAGKGNPNYEFVTNATLLLNLPSGLDGPSSIKLGTIKAGETRTVQADLKVLKENLTNVGATLVYLDPLGNEHRIELGNLITINSIPPKVIVKVEKVKVWPTAKELPAYVNETLANMSDPRPLAEELKNVTEYYIPAKKGNPWKPLAVLFIILTIVLAGATYRYWDEAEKLRKKLERKKSRRPGGLPKKTEEEEEKPKGEEELEL; via the coding sequence GTGAAATCCGCCAGCGTACCGGAGTCCGCCAGCGTATCGACCGTTTCCCTCGGTCTTGGCGATAAGGCAGTTCTGGGCCCCTTTGAGGTTCAGTTTGCGGACGTTAACACCAACTGGAGCAAGATCTACATCGAGGTTAACGGTCCTCAGGGTCCGTTAAGGTACGTCCTAAGCCAGGGAGGGTACCTCCTTTACCCGTCGAGCGCGAACGTGTACCTCAACGTGAGTCTGGTGTGGGTAAGGTACGATACCAAGTCCGTCCTGCTGGAGCTCAAGTCTCCGCTTCAGAGGATCCTCTCCGACAAGAACATGCTCGTGGGGGACGAGATAACCCTCCCCGAGGGCTTCCCGGGGATTAAGATAAAGCTGACCTCCGTTTCAGGGAATACGGCATCATTCAAGGTCACGATGCCCTACGGCGAGTCCTACACCCTGACCATAGACAAAGGCTCCGCCGGGAGCGTGGGTTACAAGCTCGATAATGACCACTCTTACTCCAACTATCTCTCGATAGAGGTCACGAACACCGTCAACAACGGGGCAACCGTGAACGTTTACGTCCCCAGAGTGGCTTCCACGGACTTCAAAATCGTAAGGAAGAGCGGGGAGACCAACCAGTCCGTCCAGGTCGAGACGGTTCTCCTCTACAACGACCTGCTCTACGTCAACGAGAAACTCCCGGTGACCGCTGACAACACAACCTATTACGTCAGGCTCGTTTCGACCATCCCCAACGTCGTTAAGGTGGAGGTCCTTAAAGGCGGCACCAGCCTCGGCGCTATGCTCCTCGAGGCCGGCGACGAACCTAAGAACGTTCCCAACGCTCCCCTCAAGCTCTCGGTCCAGAACGTCGAGCCCGACTACAAGAGGGCCATCGTCAGGGTTTACGGACCGGTTGGCGCTAAGGTTACCCCGATACTCAGGCGGGCCAACGTCGTCGCTGATATAGACGCCGTTCCAAAGGAGATACTCCTCGGTGACAACCTCGTGGTCACCATAAACGTCCGGAACCTCGGCAGGGGGGACGCCTACGACGTCAGCGTTGCGGCGCCCATACCAAACGACTTCGAGCTCGTGAGCATGACCAAGACTTGGACGCTCAAGAGTTTCCCCGCCTTCACGAGCATGCCCGCCCTAATCTACGTCCTCAAACCGACAAAGGTTGGTGAGTTCGATATAGGCAAGGCCGTCGTTACCTTCTACGACGACCAGAGCCTCGAGACGGGGGAGAAGAGAACCGTGTACTCCCCGGTTCTAAAGGGAATCAGGGTCTACAGCATACCGGGAATAGAGGTTACCGCCCAGGCCTACAATGGCACATGGGGTAACTACGTGGACGCAAAAGCCGGCGATACCGTCAAAGCCAGGTTCACGCTCTCCGCAGGGAAGGGCAACCCCAACTACGAGTTCGTGACGAACGCCACCCTCCTCCTCAACCTGCCCTCCGGTCTCGACGGCCCCTCTTCGATCAAGCTGGGAACCATCAAAGCTGGAGAGACCAGAACCGTTCAGGCGGACCTGAAGGTGCTGAAGGAGAACCTCACCAACGTGGGAGCAACGCTCGTCTACCTCGACCCCCTCGGAAACGAACACAGGATCGAACTCGGCAACCTCATTACCATCAACAGCATCCCGCCTAAGGTTATAGTTAAAGTCGAGAAGGTCAAGGTCTGGCCGACCGCTAAGGAGCTCCCAGCGTACGTCAACGAGACCCTGGCCAACATGAGCGACCCGAGGCCCCTGGCGGAGGAACTTAAGAACGTAACCGAGTACTACATCCCGGCCAAGAAGGGTAACCCGTGGAAGCCGCTCGCGGTCCTCTTCATCATCCTGACCATCGTGCTCGCGGGCGCCACCTACAGGTACTGGGACGAGGCTGAGAAGCTCAGGAAGAAGCTCGAAAGGAAGAAGAGCAGGCGCCCCGGAGGACTGCCCAAGAAGACCGAGGAAGAGGAGGAGAAACCCAAAGGCGAGGAAGAATTAGAGCTCTGA
- the aspS gene encoding aspartate--tRNA(Asn) ligase, translated as MYRTHYSSQITQELNGQRVKVAGWVWEIKDLGGIKFLWIRDREGIVQITAPKKKVTPEIFKLIPKLKAEDVVAVEGVVNFTPKAKLGFEVLPEKLEVLSKAESPLPLDPTGKVKAELDTRLDNRFMDVRRPEVMAIFKIRSSVFKAVRDFFYGEGFIEVHTPKIIATATEGGTELFPMRYFERDAFLAQSPQLYKQIMMATGLDRVYEIAPIFRAEEHNTTRHLNEAWSIDAEMAFIENEEEVMNLLERLVAHAIDHVRENNGKELETLGFELEEPKLPFPRLSYDRALEILSDLGKTIEWGEDIDTEGEKLLGEYMMENENAPLYFLYRYPSEAKPFYIMKYDDNPEISRAFDLEYRGVEITSGGQREHRVDVLVEQIREKGLNPDSFEFYLRAFRYGMPPHGGFGLGAERLIKQMLDLNNIREVILFPRDRRRLTP; from the coding sequence ATGTACAGGACGCACTACTCCAGCCAGATTACGCAGGAGTTGAACGGCCAGAGGGTCAAGGTCGCCGGATGGGTATGGGAGATCAAGGACCTCGGTGGAATAAAGTTCCTCTGGATACGGGATAGAGAGGGGATAGTCCAGATCACCGCCCCCAAGAAGAAGGTTACTCCGGAGATCTTCAAGCTCATACCCAAGCTGAAGGCCGAGGACGTCGTGGCCGTCGAGGGCGTTGTGAACTTCACTCCAAAGGCGAAGCTGGGCTTCGAGGTCCTTCCCGAGAAGCTCGAGGTGCTTAGTAAAGCGGAATCTCCCCTCCCCCTCGATCCGACGGGGAAGGTGAAGGCCGAGCTCGACACGAGGCTCGACAACAGGTTCATGGACGTCAGAAGGCCCGAGGTCATGGCGATCTTCAAGATACGCTCCAGCGTTTTCAAAGCTGTGAGGGACTTCTTCTACGGCGAGGGTTTCATAGAGGTCCACACACCCAAGATAATCGCCACGGCCACCGAAGGGGGAACCGAGCTCTTCCCGATGAGGTACTTCGAGAGGGATGCCTTCCTTGCCCAGTCCCCCCAGCTCTACAAGCAGATAATGATGGCCACGGGCCTCGACAGGGTCTACGAGATAGCGCCCATCTTCCGCGCCGAAGAGCACAACACCACGAGGCACCTCAACGAGGCCTGGAGCATCGACGCCGAGATGGCCTTCATAGAGAACGAGGAGGAGGTCATGAACCTCCTCGAGAGACTCGTCGCCCACGCAATCGACCACGTTCGCGAGAACAACGGGAAAGAGCTTGAGACCCTCGGTTTCGAGCTCGAGGAGCCGAAGCTTCCCTTCCCGAGGCTGAGTTACGATAGGGCCCTTGAGATACTCTCCGACCTTGGCAAAACCATAGAGTGGGGCGAGGATATAGACACGGAGGGCGAGAAGCTCCTCGGGGAGTACATGATGGAGAACGAGAACGCGCCCCTCTACTTCCTCTACCGGTACCCCAGCGAGGCGAAGCCGTTCTACATAATGAAGTACGACGACAACCCCGAGATAAGCCGTGCCTTCGACCTCGAGTACCGCGGTGTGGAGATAACCTCCGGCGGCCAGAGGGAGCACAGGGTGGACGTCCTCGTCGAGCAGATCAGGGAGAAGGGGCTCAACCCGGATAGCTTCGAGTTCTACCTCAGGGCCTTCCGCTACGGAATGCCCCCGCACGGCGGCTTCGGTCTCGGCGCGGAGAGGCTGATAAAACAGATGCTCGACCTCAACAACATCCGTGAGGTCATTCTGTTCCCGAGGGATAGGAGAAGGCTAACACCGTAA
- a CDS encoding KH domain-containing protein has protein sequence MKAPICEVCLKTDGILCPADEKKLQEGIISELDVKVARLLYRLIDDADMEFKKAVEAGDLIVIMVGEGDVPITIGKGGKNIKALTRELGKRIRVIEAAEVKGTEDVKKLATDLLYPASVFGVNVVYKPGGGTYYKVLVLRRDRKKLPAKEDVLESILSQIVGSEVKINFI, from the coding sequence ATGAAGGCGCCGATCTGTGAGGTGTGTTTGAAGACCGACGGTATTCTCTGTCCGGCCGACGAGAAAAAACTTCAGGAAGGGATCATATCCGAGCTGGACGTTAAGGTCGCGAGACTCCTTTACCGGCTCATCGATGACGCTGATATGGAGTTCAAGAAGGCGGTTGAGGCCGGGGATCTAATAGTAATCATGGTCGGGGAAGGCGACGTCCCGATAACCATTGGAAAGGGCGGCAAGAACATAAAGGCCTTAACAAGGGAACTTGGGAAGAGGATACGCGTTATAGAGGCCGCAGAGGTTAAAGGAACCGAGGACGTTAAGAAGCTCGCCACCGATCTCTTATATCCAGCAAGCGTCTTCGGGGTCAACGTCGTCTACAAGCCGGGAGGGGGCACCTACTACAAGGTTCTCGTGCTGAGAAGGGACAGGAAGAAGCTTCCCGCGAAGGAAGACGTGCTCGAGAGCATACTCTCCCAGATAGTTGGCTCGGAGGTAAAGATAAACTTCATCTGA
- a CDS encoding HD domain-containing protein, translating into MRLEEFITDEGSRRLIERTREYARHFFDREGAHGFSHVERVFNLCMHMGKEEGADLEVLALAALLHDVARPLESAGKVDDHAVEGARIARSYLKSLGYPEERIAAVAHAIEAHRFSRGPEPRTLEAKILSDADKLDAIGAIGVARVFMYSGEHGRDVEASLRHFEEKILRLKDLMYTETARRIAEGRHAFTVAFIERIRREMEGEI; encoded by the coding sequence ATGAGGCTCGAGGAGTTCATAACGGACGAGGGGAGCCGCAGGCTCATAGAGAGAACCCGCGAGTACGCGAGGCACTTCTTCGATAGGGAAGGAGCCCACGGCTTCAGCCACGTCGAGCGCGTCTTCAACCTCTGCATGCACATGGGGAAGGAGGAAGGGGCTGACCTCGAGGTTCTGGCCCTCGCCGCGCTCCTCCACGACGTTGCCAGACCGCTGGAGAGCGCCGGGAAGGTCGATGACCACGCCGTTGAGGGGGCGAGGATAGCGAGGAGCTATCTCAAAAGTCTGGGTTACCCCGAGGAGAGGATAGCGGCCGTCGCTCACGCCATAGAGGCCCATCGCTTCTCCCGTGGACCCGAGCCGAGAACCCTCGAGGCGAAGATCTTGAGTGACGCCGACAAGCTCGACGCCATCGGCGCGATAGGGGTGGCGAGGGTCTTCATGTACTCGGGCGAGCACGGGAGGGACGTCGAGGCCTCGCTGAGGCACTTCGAGGAGAAGATACTGAGGCTCAAGGATTTGATGTACACCGAAACGGCCCGGCGTATAGCGGAGGGGAGGCACGCCTTCACCGTTGCTTTCATCGAGCGCATAAGGCGGGAGATGGAGGGCGAGATCTGA
- a CDS encoding DUF4392 domain-containing protein encodes MIAHLINTDVGNRGVLRVYLDYRRESPNFLHNSAKIFLNNYGRTLVVTGFPIPPAMKAETDGPPGALAIVKAVEALGGRAEILTYPEVRKALEPFRPGFVDDPAVENYSLVVAVETPGRAKDGSYYSMSGLEITRKTFDRIILEAKKLGVPTIGIGDGGNEAGMGKIRDLVEKHVPHGERIASTVETDGLILSAVSNWGAYGLIAQASLEFGKNLLSRWDERAVVETVSSLGLIDGVTKTQTPTVDGISLEVHERIVELLNALVDERLR; translated from the coding sequence GTGATAGCCCATCTAATCAACACCGACGTCGGCAACAGGGGGGTCCTCCGGGTTTACCTCGACTACCGCCGGGAGAGTCCCAATTTTTTACATAATTCTGCGAAGATATTTTTGAATAATTATGGAAGGACTTTGGTCGTAACGGGCTTCCCGATTCCTCCAGCGATGAAGGCTGAGACCGACGGTCCGCCGGGGGCGCTTGCGATAGTTAAGGCCGTGGAAGCCCTCGGTGGACGGGCGGAGATACTAACCTACCCCGAGGTCAGGAAGGCCCTCGAACCGTTTCGTCCTGGCTTTGTGGACGATCCAGCGGTCGAGAACTACTCCCTCGTCGTAGCGGTGGAAACCCCCGGGAGGGCGAAGGATGGAAGCTACTACTCCATGAGCGGGCTTGAGATAACGAGGAAAACGTTTGATCGGATAATCCTGGAGGCAAAGAAACTCGGGGTACCCACGATAGGGATAGGAGACGGGGGAAACGAGGCCGGAATGGGAAAGATCCGCGACCTCGTTGAGAAGCACGTTCCCCACGGGGAGAGGATAGCGAGCACCGTTGAAACCGACGGGCTGATCCTCTCCGCCGTCTCCAACTGGGGGGCCTACGGGCTCATCGCCCAGGCCTCTCTGGAGTTCGGTAAGAACCTTCTTTCCCGCTGGGATGAGCGGGCTGTGGTCGAGACGGTATCGAGCCTCGGACTCATAGATGGTGTCACCAAAACGCAGACGCCAACGGTCGATGGAATAAGCCTCGAGGTTCACGAGAGAATCGTCGAGCTTTTAAACGCCCTGGTGGATGAAAGGCTAAGGTGA
- a CDS encoding TIGR02253 family HAD-type hydrolase, which produces MKAVLFDIDGTILTEMPLIQLFLPRVYEKLSRKFGITREEARERFLSEIFGRRDTYDWHDWNFFFKLFELDLRYEELLRSYPHKLHVYPDTIPTLEWLRNAGYGLGVVTSGPEYQRLKLRLVGLLDYFDVVVTRDDVNAIKPEPKIFLYALEKLGAEPSEAIMVGDSLSQDVYGAKNLGMTAVWINRDGENGYNMADYEVRSLHELRKILGGWE; this is translated from the coding sequence ATGAAGGCGGTTCTCTTCGACATAGACGGGACGATACTGACGGAGATGCCTCTCATCCAGCTATTTCTCCCCAGGGTTTACGAGAAGCTCTCCAGGAAGTTCGGGATCACCAGAGAAGAGGCCAGGGAGCGGTTTCTAAGCGAGATCTTCGGGAGGAGGGACACCTACGACTGGCACGACTGGAACTTCTTCTTCAAGCTCTTTGAGCTCGACCTCAGGTACGAGGAGCTTTTGAGGAGTTACCCGCACAAGCTTCACGTCTACCCCGACACGATCCCGACCCTGGAGTGGCTTAGAAACGCCGGATACGGGCTCGGCGTCGTGACGAGCGGGCCGGAGTACCAGCGGCTGAAACTCAGACTCGTCGGACTGCTGGATTACTTTGACGTTGTCGTCACCCGTGATGACGTTAACGCAATAAAGCCCGAACCAAAAATATTCCTCTACGCCCTCGAAAAGCTTGGCGCCGAGCCGTCGGAGGCAATTATGGTTGGAGATTCCCTCAGTCAGGACGTTTACGGCGCCAAAAACCTCGGGATGACCGCCGTGTGGATAAACCGGGATGGTGAGAACGGATACAACATGGCCGATTACGAGGTAAGGAGCCTTCACGAGCTTAGAAAGATACTGGGGGGATGGGAATGA
- a CDS encoding FtsZ/tubulin family protein: MRSFAHLFVGIGNAGARIVNGITADGVVKVTVNPAYYLLPNSDRYEERLRRFFSRLPENTFLWLIFEDKEVNHELREIIIDSAPGDTIKLAYVLTPGKELAVGKKPPWAKDFETVFYDSLWDFLTDEKASLSAAFEEASRSIADMFSRLHYYLETQMLVNIDYADLFNMIRGGNVGILRTLRKVDFGWHWGIWDRGLVGILVGKDFPLKDAHGILKRFQDILAEKDIIWGVVMDENLTREVEILALLVKGW, from the coding sequence ATGCGGTCTTTTGCCCATCTTTTCGTTGGAATCGGAAACGCGGGGGCAAGGATAGTCAACGGGATAACCGCCGATGGAGTGGTCAAGGTAACCGTTAACCCCGCCTACTACCTTCTTCCCAACTCCGATAGGTACGAGGAGCGGCTCAGGAGATTCTTCTCCCGCCTCCCCGAGAACACGTTCCTCTGGCTAATCTTCGAGGACAAGGAGGTGAACCACGAGCTCAGGGAGATAATAATCGATAGTGCCCCGGGTGACACAATAAAACTCGCGTACGTTCTAACCCCCGGAAAGGAACTCGCCGTTGGGAAGAAGCCCCCCTGGGCTAAGGATTTTGAAACGGTCTTCTACGATTCCCTCTGGGACTTTCTCACGGATGAGAAGGCCTCGCTGTCAGCCGCGTTTGAAGAGGCCTCAAGGAGCATCGCCGACATGTTCTCCCGGCTCCACTACTACCTCGAGACCCAGATGCTCGTCAACATAGACTACGCGGACCTCTTCAACATGATACGCGGCGGCAACGTCGGGATCCTCCGCACCCTTCGGAAGGTCGACTTCGGGTGGCACTGGGGCATCTGGGACAGGGGGCTCGTGGGGATCCTCGTTGGAAAGGACTTCCCGCTGAAGGACGCCCACGGGATCCTCAAGAGATTTCAGGATATACTGGCCGAGAAGGACATCATCTGGGGCGTGGTTATGGACGAGAACCTAACCAGAGAGGTCGAGATACTGGCGCTCCTGGTCAAGGGGTGGTAA
- the hxlAB gene encoding bifunctional 3-hexulose-6-phosphate synthase/6-phospho-3-hexuloisomerase has translation MILQVALDLTDIETAISIAEKAARGGAHWLEVGTPLIKKEGMRAVELLKRRFPDRKIVADLKTMDTGALEVEMAARHGADVVSILGVADDKTIKDAVEVARRYGIRVMVDLIGVKDKVKRAKELEKMGVHYILVHTGIDEQVQGKSPLEDLGKVVNSVNVPVAVAGGLNLETIPKVIELGATIVIVGGAITKAKDPEEVTRKIIDLFWGEYMMTIRKAMVDITEHVNNVAQELRIEHVRGFVDAMIGANKIFIYGAGRSGLVGKAFAMRLMHLDFNVYVVGETITPAFEPGDLLVAISGSGETNTIIDAAKIAKEQGGKVVAITSYANSTLGKLADVVVEIPGRAKTDVPADYIARQMLTKYKWTAPMGTLFEDSTMVFLDGVIALLMATFQKTEKDMKRKHATLE, from the coding sequence ATGATACTTCAGGTTGCCCTTGATCTTACGGACATCGAAACCGCCATTTCTATCGCGGAGAAGGCGGCCCGCGGTGGCGCCCACTGGCTGGAGGTTGGAACACCCCTCATCAAGAAGGAGGGCATGCGCGCGGTTGAGCTCCTCAAGAGACGCTTTCCGGACAGGAAGATCGTCGCGGATCTGAAAACCATGGACACCGGCGCCCTCGAGGTCGAGATGGCCGCGAGGCACGGTGCGGACGTCGTTTCCATCCTCGGCGTCGCGGACGACAAGACGATAAAGGACGCCGTTGAGGTGGCCAGGAGGTATGGAATCAGGGTTATGGTCGATCTAATCGGCGTTAAGGACAAGGTCAAGCGGGCCAAGGAGCTCGAGAAGATGGGTGTTCACTACATCCTCGTTCACACGGGCATAGACGAGCAGGTTCAGGGCAAGAGTCCGCTCGAAGACCTCGGAAAGGTCGTCAACTCCGTCAACGTTCCCGTTGCGGTTGCGGGCGGACTCAACCTCGAGACCATCCCGAAGGTCATAGAGCTCGGGGCGACGATTGTGATAGTGGGTGGAGCGATAACAAAGGCCAAGGATCCGGAGGAAGTAACCAGGAAGATAATAGACCTCTTCTGGGGAGAGTACATGATGACGATAAGGAAGGCCATGGTGGACATAACCGAGCATGTAAACAACGTCGCGCAGGAACTCAGGATAGAGCACGTTCGCGGCTTCGTTGATGCCATGATAGGGGCCAACAAGATATTCATCTACGGTGCCGGGAGGAGCGGTCTCGTCGGCAAGGCCTTTGCGATGCGCCTCATGCACCTCGACTTCAACGTTTACGTGGTCGGCGAGACCATAACGCCCGCCTTCGAGCCCGGGGACCTGCTCGTGGCCATCAGCGGTTCCGGTGAGACCAACACCATCATCGACGCCGCTAAGATAGCCAAGGAACAGGGCGGAAAGGTCGTGGCGATAACGTCCTACGCGAACTCAACCCTCGGAAAACTCGCCGATGTCGTCGTCGAGATACCGGGGAGGGCCAAGACGGACGTTCCAGCCGATTACATAGCGAGGCAGATGCTCACCAAGTACAAATGGACGGCCCCGATGGGAACCCTCTTCGAGGACTCCACGATGGTCTTCCTCGATGGCGTCATAGCCCTCCTGATGGCAACCTTCCAGAAGACCGAAAAGGATATGAAGAGGAAGCATGCGACCCTTGAGTAG
- a CDS encoding arginase family protein: MVTFIPFGEKPNREGVLYVLKLLKRNKLIDDYMIVESSRVELLADRVPMDSAYIIGEHLATYGIIEKLRPQSLISVDAHTDLMHDYLDHGSWLAYSLEERKVNRAAVLAPVLMIPTTERTQLWTRRVKVFPALLRSRRIRGKWRAYRNLQTSSLEEIIAETKRYLGEEIYLTVDLDVLRPEYRIARFQHGELTLGELLDLLEAIKENFRIIAFDIAEVSDRIRRSRLGKKAFLEVFQLLAG, from the coding sequence ATGGTAACGTTCATCCCCTTCGGCGAGAAGCCCAACAGGGAGGGTGTTCTCTACGTTCTGAAGCTCCTCAAGAGGAACAAGCTCATCGACGATTACATGATAGTGGAGTCGAGCCGGGTTGAACTGCTGGCCGACCGTGTACCGATGGATAGCGCGTACATAATCGGCGAGCACCTCGCCACCTACGGCATAATAGAAAAGCTCCGTCCGCAGTCCCTTATCAGCGTTGACGCCCACACCGACCTCATGCACGACTACCTCGACCACGGCTCGTGGTTGGCATACTCCCTCGAGGAGCGCAAGGTAAATAGAGCGGCCGTTCTCGCGCCGGTTCTAATGATACCGACCACCGAGAGGACCCAGCTTTGGACGCGGAGGGTCAAGGTATTCCCCGCGTTGCTCAGAAGCAGAAGGATCAGAGGGAAATGGAGGGCCTACAGAAACCTTCAAACCAGCTCCCTTGAGGAGATAATCGCGGAAACGAAGAGGTACCTGGGGGAGGAGATCTACCTGACAGTTGACCTCGACGTCCTCCGCCCGGAGTACAGGATAGCCCGCTTCCAGCACGGCGAGTTAACGCTTGGAGAACTCCTCGATCTGCTCGAGGCGATAAAGGAGAACTTCAGGATAATCGCCTTCGACATAGCCGAGGTCTCCGATAGGATCCGTCGCTCGAGACTTGGAAAGAAGGCCTTCCTGGAGGTATTTCAACTTTTAGCTGGGTGA
- a CDS encoding Sjogren's syndrome/scleroderma autoantigen 1 family protein — MNGPTDEEIRNVIMPLMLSGAKMLDRHCPKCGSPLFEKDGRVFCPVCEYREKRRKAETKGVEERLREKLNELANSLPDDIGGLEKHLRVMEKIIEVLERYKKLEGGE, encoded by the coding sequence ATGAACGGCCCGACGGACGAGGAGATAAGGAACGTCATAATGCCCCTCATGCTCTCCGGGGCGAAGATGCTCGACAGGCACTGCCCCAAGTGTGGCTCGCCGCTCTTCGAGAAGGACGGCAGGGTCTTCTGCCCGGTCTGCGAATATCGAGAAAAGCGGAGAAAAGCGGAGACGAAGGGCGTCGAGGAGAGATTAAGGGAGAAGCTGAACGAACTGGCCAACTCCCTTCCGGACGATATAGGGGGGCTTGAGAAACATTTAAGGGTGATGGAGAAGATAATAGAGGTGTTGGAACGCTATAAAAAACTGGAGGGAGGGGAATGA
- a CDS encoding ArsR family transcriptional regulator, with protein sequence MKNVRVLKALEDGPKTIKEIAEATKLSEAEVRRYLLRFAEGGKVESYQKEGKIFWKIKEPSEAEEEFKYV encoded by the coding sequence ATGAAGAACGTCCGGGTTTTAAAAGCGCTGGAGGATGGCCCCAAGACCATAAAAGAAATCGCTGAGGCCACGAAGCTTTCGGAGGCGGAGGTAAGGAGGTACCTCCTCCGTTTCGCGGAAGGGGGTAAGGTGGAGAGCTATCAGAAGGAAGGAAAGATTTTCTGGAAGATAAAGGAGCCCAGCGAGGCCGAGGAGGAGTTCAAGTACGTTTGA
- the trmBL2 gene encoding HTH-type transcriptional regulator TrmBL2 — MVKDRMVELLQEHFELNLYEARAYVALVGFGVLTPAELASVSEVPAPRTYDVLRSLEKKGFAISQPGKVNKYRPVHPENILEKFIEEWQERVKEELEAKKKAKEELLELMSPLIETEIPKYGVERVWVVRGIRNATLKTKEMFEGVKDQILLADDGYIAINLENDLIKAIDNGAKAKIIVTENVYHRLSSSKILDYYKQGKLELRIIDKLELPMLICDDEVFFALEDMAARYFNYETQIWIKDFRVKALFEGKFNEYWEKAKKA; from the coding sequence ATGGTTAAGGACAGGATGGTTGAGCTCCTTCAGGAGCACTTTGAGTTGAACCTCTACGAGGCAAGGGCGTACGTGGCACTGGTTGGCTTTGGAGTCCTGACGCCCGCCGAGCTCGCCAGCGTCTCCGAGGTTCCGGCCCCGAGGACCTACGACGTCCTCCGGAGCCTTGAGAAGAAGGGCTTCGCCATAAGCCAGCCCGGCAAGGTCAACAAGTACAGGCCGGTGCACCCGGAGAACATCCTCGAGAAGTTCATCGAGGAGTGGCAGGAGCGCGTCAAGGAGGAACTCGAGGCCAAGAAGAAGGCCAAGGAGGAACTCCTCGAGCTAATGAGCCCGCTCATCGAGACCGAGATTCCGAAATACGGCGTCGAGAGGGTCTGGGTCGTCAGGGGAATAAGGAACGCCACCCTCAAGACCAAGGAGATGTTCGAGGGCGTCAAGGACCAGATACTACTCGCCGACGACGGTTACATCGCCATCAACCTCGAAAACGACCTCATAAAGGCCATCGACAACGGGGCCAAGGCGAAGATAATCGTCACCGAGAACGTCTACCACAGGCTCAGCTCCTCTAAGATACTGGACTACTACAAACAGGGCAAGCTCGAGCTCAGGATAATCGACAAGCTTGAGCTCCCGATGCTCATCTGCGACGATGAGGTCTTCTTCGCCCTCGAGGACATGGCGGCGAGGTACTTCAACTACGAGACCCAGATATGGATCAAGGACTTCCGCGTTAAGGCCCTCTTCGAAGGCAAGTTCAACGAGTACTGGGAGAAGGCCAAGAAGGCCTGA